The stretch of DNA CTGAAAACAAATCCAGACAAAAAACGGATGCATGTTTTATTTTCAAACACTTGGAGTGTTTGTAGAGACAGTAGACACATCTGGAAACATAAAATgtatcaccttcaacactagctgcTGTTGCTTCCATCAAGGCTCATGTTTGTAGCTTTAACTGCTGCTTTAATACAACACGGCATCAGAATTGCTCTAACCTGTGCTCAGATCCTTTTAGCAATACCTTGAGACTGTGGAACCGTTGTTCCATGGCCTGTAGGCTGCGTTTAGCCTCTTCATCGTGACCCTCCAgttcagcctccagatgctgaatcCTATGTTCAAGCAGACTGTTAATCCCACCAGACGAGGCCATCCTGAACGAGCTGCCGTGTTCGTCACTATCAGCCATAGATGCAGCGTAAATCATGGCGGGCAGTGAGTTTGGGTTTTTGCTCCTTAAAATCTGTTTAAGCTCCTTCACCTGGAGGAAACAGAAACATTATAAAGCAAATGGAGAGGATGACTCCATTAACTAGTCTGATTCATGCTACAGCTAGAAAAACCTGTCGCTCCAGATGCTGGATCTTCTTTGTGTCGGCAGATCTGCCTCTGCTCTTCTTCTGTTGATCACCGCTTCTTCTGACAACTTCCTGCTTCAGCTTTTCTACCTGAAATAATAACAACTACTTACTTCCATAACAGCAAACAAATGGAGCATGTGCCAGCACACGTTCTTCTACAGTTAACAGTGAGGATAATAGGCTCTTTCGTCAAATAATGAGGTGGTTCTCTCacataaaaacctccaccaatagcaCTGTTCAGTCTGAAACCAACTATTGGAGCAGTCGGTTGGCGGTCTCTCTGAACCACCACATTTCCTTGGAATCTCAATTCTccacacactcacatatttagcaacaaaacaccactggtATGAGAGGTTCTCCCATCAATGatatcagagaagaagaaacaaccagcagctaccacttcaactttaggacaaactacccaaAAACTCCCAAAAAGAAAAATGGCATTTGAAGTCAGAGACAACAGACGTTTGAGACTGTTAAGCGCTCTGTGGTAGGGTTGTTTGACAGGTGTAAttctactttcaaccagtaggagacaGAAGTGAGGAAACTTAATTCTCTGAGCTTTAGAAATGGAGACCCCCACCCCCTCTGCTTTCAGATTTGTAATCAGCATTTCTGTCACCTACCTTAAAGACATCATTCAAAGCTAATGTCTGTGTTTAATCTCCTGAATCTTGATTTACTGGCCAATTTGGGCAGAAAGAACGATCAGTGAGTAAACAGTGAATGTGAATAGTTACTTGTTCTTTAAGTTGGAGTATCTCAGCTGTAGCAGCCTTCAGTCTGCCAGCATCTCTGTCCAGCAGCTCCCGCTGCTCAGAAAACCTCTGCAGCTTCTCCGTCAGGGctgccacttcctgtttgtgcttcTCTTCCAGTACCTGCAGCTCCAACGTCTTATCTACCGATAGAGAGAAACATGTATGTGTTTGTATTTGTGCAAAGCTGTCACGGTCACGGTTACAAACAGGTGCTGTAACAGAACTTTAACAAATCTGCGGTTTTGCTAAAATTCCACAAACAACGGCTGATGACTaaagggatgatgatgatgttacaaGACTGAGCAGAAGCAGATTTCTAACATGCATGAATTGAACCCAGACATGTCCAACCTGAGGTGGGGTTGACCTGAGCCTTTCCTGGGTCTCTCCCCTTCATTAGCTGTAGGTCGGACTCTAAAGACTGCTTCTCCTGCATCAGCCTCTGGTTGTCCTCAGACAGCTTAGTCTCATTCTTCTGCACACACAAAAGCACGTCTGTTGAGCGGACAAACGTAGAACGTTAACCCCAGCagccagacagggttaaatacctgGAGAACACTGATTTGGACCAAAAGGTCGGAGATTTGTTGAGAGTGATTCATCGTACACATGATGGCCAAAGGTCTCGTAGCTCTCCTCAgctgctccctggggaggatgggAAGAGTCTTAAACACtaattttaaataaacatttaaaagaaCGTTGTCCAGGTCAACATTCTAATAAACACTGAACTCACTGTGTAAATGCCAGCTGACTCAGCAGCCTCTGGTTTTCACTTAACATGGCCTCCTCGTTGACTTTTCTCCTGGCCTGCTGAGACTTCATTTCCGAGTAGAGCTTTTCATTCTCCTGCAAACATCTTTAGTTTACCATCACATAGTCACATGACCAGTCTGGGGTCTGTGTGGCTCTGCATCAACCACGAATTAGGTTCTTCTTTGAAGTATCCTGAGTCCCTGTCCTGTCCTCTTACCTCCTGCCAGAGGCAACAGCTGCCTGACTCTGCTGCACCAGATTAAATCATCTGTTCATTCTGTTGGCTTCCTCAGATTAAACATTTgggtttacagactgactagtttGATTAGAATCATAACTGGACTGAAATAAGAGTTTTGTTACTTCTTTATGTATTTTTATGACGTGTTCATAAATAAGCTCAGATTTTGTCCCATAGGGGTGTTTACTATGGGGTGTCAGCCAGGCCTCTCCACTGATGAATGAATGGGTGAAAACAGCTCTCCTCCCTAAAGGAAGTGGCGTTTAGGCTGATGAGACTTGGGTCCTGCTTGGCAGAGACAGGTGGTGTGTAGTAATTGAAGCGCCACAGACCATCACACAGTTTCATCCCGATGGTTTATAACTAAATGCTCCATTGTGGCTTCATTTTCTCATCAGTCAGCTTTAGCTTTGGGTACAACGAAACCTGACCAGTGTGCATCTActcaggctgcagcagcagggaaAAGAAAAGCTTTGTTATTTGCTCCAATCCTGAAACAACTGAGGTTTCCACTGACACAAACCTGCTGGTACCCTTTGATGAGAACCTCCTGCTCCattatttctttgtttatttGTACAAGTCTCTCCTCTGTAACAGGACCAGCCAGCTCCAAGTGTCTCCTCTTCCTATTGGCTCCTTCTTCTGTTTGCAGCTatacagagaaaaacaaacaacttaAAAGTAATAATTTACTATTATTCATCACTGACCCACACAAAATGGTTAGATAGATTATCCCAGAGCTGCTCAGACTAATCTTAAAAACTTCTCCTTTTATGGATCACTTACAGAAACGTAGCAGCAAAAACCAAACCTGAGATCTTTTGGGACTGGTGGGTGCATGTTTTGGTAAAGACATGTTCTTACACCTAAATGAGGACGAGGCAGACTGGATGCCTGAGAAGCTGGGACGTCCTCTGCAGCATCCAACTGGTGACTGGAATCTTTCTGCTGTTGGAGAACAGCCTCTGAGGGCTGAACCAATCCAAACAGGTTGCTGATCACGTTCACATCTGACTCTGCCAAACAGAAAAACATGCTTTCAGCTGTTCTCCAGACGTTCACCAAGCACTGAACTGATCACAACAACTCCACATAGGCTGTGACATCAAGTCTGTTGGCAAGATTTAAACATCACACCTTCACACAAACAAAGCACATGCATGAGTCAGCCAGGGCGACATTCCTACCTGCAGAGACTCTGTCGTCTCTTTCTGGGTTCTTAGTGGGTTTGGTCTTTGAGGGGAGGGTCGTGGGCACTGCAGCAGTTTTACTCATCCTGGATGATTTATAGTTCATGGCTGCTCTTCGGTCTACTGCCCTGCCTCTCATAGTCGTCGTTTCTGAAGATGCAGAGAAATGAAAGCCAGAGGAGCCATGGGAAGCCTGGGGAAACGTATGATAGACATATGTATAAATAAGATAACACTGATGGATATTCcaaatctaataataataatgagtgtCATTATTCCCACCAGGTGTTTCTGAGCTTTGCTAGAATGTGTTTGTGATGAGTCATTCTGGTCCTGCATCAGTCTGTCCACTTCCTCCCTGATGCTCCATGTCAGGTCATGGTTTGGTGGCTCTGGAGACTTGGACAGGTCATTTTTCAATTCCCAGATTCCCTTGACTCCCGTAGTGGGTCCGATCTTTCCTGGATGCTTCAGGTCCGACTCAATATGGGTTCCTTCTGTGTTTGAGGGCTCTGCACCTCTGAAATCAGGTGTTttacaggaggtagaatctacTACTTAGATTATAAAAACTAAAACACACCAAACTAACTATAACTATGGTAGCAATAAGCCAGTGACTAAAGCTTGACCAGATCCATTCACATAAAGCCATAACCTGTTCTCCAAGGTGCTTTCATTATGTAACTGTGGAAAATCAGCAGGTTATCCTTTAAGTCTTATTGTTCTCACATGGAGATGTTAAATCACATTTGACTAATGTTACCATACCAGTACACCACTGACAGTTACTGTACATGTTTATGGATCCTGAAATGATCTTTAAATACTTGACTAAGGACTAATGGATAAAGACCTCTATGCTCCAACAAACCAGCAGCTGGTGATTTCAACCCTTGTGGTCTGCAGTCCTCACCTGAAAGGCTGGAGGGTGAAGCCTCTTGTTTGGTTGTCTGCTGGTTGGATAGGCCTCATCAGTTCCTCTGCAGTGGGCAGGCCTAAAGCCACatgcatgcaaaaaaaaaaacacacacaagcagCAACAACTCATCACTTCCTGCCCACTAAGCTGCTGGTAACAAACAGAAGTGTTGTGTCTAAAAGGTGCtgagctgcagaaataaaaacagaaatcctCCTCTACAGCTGTGTTTACTTCTATAAGAGGGGGCTAATACGAGCTGAGACGTCTGGCTTTATTACATTATACACCATATTTAAATTTAAACATACTCAAGAGGGATTTTTTAAGGACTCATCATAAACGATCCTTTCACCAAGGTAAAAGCTTCCTCTTCACTTCATACTGCTCATTTAATCTGACAGACAATAATCATGACCACACATGGGGAGGCCCTGCCTGACTCAGGAGTATCTGACCTGATTCACTGGTGGAAGCAAGCTGGAGAGGGTTTTGAACAAGCTGAGGAGAAGATAACGGAGACTCTGGTCTGACGATCCCCTTGTTTTCTTTAAGGGATGAATGAAGGTGATCCTCTGAGTCTTTTGTAGTTTGAATCTGTCTGTAAGCTTCGTGAAGAGCCTCCATCTCTGACCCTCCGCTCTGTCCATACACCTGGCCTGTGAAAAAAGTATTCAAATTCTATCTAAAAAGGGAAAAGTCAAAACAACTGGTCCAAAAAAATAATTACGTGCTGCACAAAGTCTgctatgaaaatgattaaaagttCCTGAGAAGCCAATTGAGGTAGCGTGGGCATACAGGACACCTCCTTGGTGAGATttaccaggcatgtccaaccaggagacctaaaggaggactcaggacatgctggaggaccTATGTTtgatctggccagggaacgccttgggattaccccagaggagctggcccaagtgggcgTGGAGACgagagtctgggcctctctgctcagcTGCTCAGAGGTATTTAGGATCCCCCTACCAGAACTTTAAGTTGCTCCCCTTCGAGTTGTGGGTTTTGTGTGGTTTTAACACATTTTAGCACAACAACAGCTGTACTGGATGAATTTTTGACATTTTAATTCTTAAAATGGTGTTTTTGCCTGAAATGACCACATTTCACAGTGTGAGGAATGTTTTACTTCTTTACGTCTCTGCAACTCGATAACACTTGTTTTTTACCTCTGTCTGGTGACCCATCGGTGTCCTTCCTTCTGTCCTCTTCACCGATTACTTCCACTGAATCATAAATATAAACTCAGACCAAAGTAACAACACTCAGTAGTTTACTATTAGAATCAGAAACATAACCATAACCCTAACGATAGCTGTTCAGCTGTTAGTCATTATTAGCGTTTATTAAATGAGTGGTTCGTGAAAAGCTATCATCTCTTGTTGTGTTTGAGTGCCACACCTACCCGGGACCTCAATACAATACGGCCTTTTACTTCCCTCAAGACTTGGAGACATTTTAGTTTTCTGCAAAACAGAAACGAACATGAACAGGTGAACTGTGAGGCAGCAAGGTGTCAATCTGACCTTCCTTAAAAACAATTCTGCTCTTACTAACATTAAACTCCCAACAAGACAAAAAAGGGCCTGTCCGTGATAAGTTCATCAATGACTGTGTCACAACTGAGTGTTTATTAATTACATAATGCTTCTAAACCGGATTTTACCCAGGGAACACCAGCTGACAATCATGGGTTTAAACCAAGGGAGCACCACACgaatccaaaaatccaaaaacatttgttcatttggtcccaccctcagctccacctcttttccccttTTTGAATTGTTTGGGCATGACGAGACGTGTGACATGGCCAAATTTCCCTCAAATGAGAGAAATTAGAGAAATGGGCGGTCCTACATCCAGAAATTAATATACGTCTATGGTAGGGACGTCCCGTTCCGATACTGACATCGGATATCGGCCTAAAAACACAGTATCGGATCAAAAACCTCCCATATTAGCAGTACGTTCCGTTTTAAATTCCAGtccagcaattctatccagcagcgcccagatccagcatgTAAAGTCTGcgtgatcagaacagtgtgtgctagcaaagtagcagGGAACAATGTCAGCCATGTGGCTGTATTTTTTGTTAAAGTCAGAAAAAGACAGTTTGGCTCAGTGCAGCACTTGTCATGCACGAGTTTCctgtggtggaacagaaccggggaaAATTAACACATCCAACCTCATCTTGCATTTGAAGCAGCATCACAAAACATTACATGAGGATTTTTGcagtgtgtgaaattgaaactttAGACACTCATGACACgcttgatcaagccttttatacattccgcactatgaaataggtaaaagtatgtacgaTTTGTGCTGATATATCGAACTGATATCGGTATCTGTCAGTACTGAAggttgcaatatcggtatcgtatcggaacaTCCCTAGTCTATGGTTTCAACATTTCAAACAGTCTCTTCACTATTAAGCAACAAAATCAAAGGATGATAAACATGAAAAGAAAAGTCTTATTATCGGCACTCACTTTTGATTGTTTTGATTTAGGTATTGATGAGTTTCCTTGTTCTAATAAGTTGATCACATCCTTGGAGGTTTTTATGTAAGGTCTGCAGAAAGCAATTAAAGACCTCCCGCTGACCACATTTGTGGGATCAtttcaagacacagaacagagaaaaacagaggaaGACGCTTCTGAAATCACTCTACACAAAACAGAGCATGAATGGATGCTTCAGAATAGCAAGAAGATTTGACAGTTTCAAATCCAGGTTGATCTGCAGCAGCAAAGCAAGAGGAGTATGTTCGGGAAGCAGTTATGTTGGTTCATTGAATCAAAGAAAGTAAGGAGGTagttccaaaaaaaaaaaggtgcggCAGCCTGGAACAAAGCTTTGTAACCCCGCCAAACCAAGTAGGTAATAGTGGAAAAGGGACGATGTCTAATTTTCACcagctgattattattatttatccatttgtagagttggtccacagttccacggccaggacgaaaaccacattgctcctcctcaatctgagattcaactatcgatctgaccctcctctccagtaccttggagtagacctttccagggaggctgaggagtgtgatccccctatagttggaacacaccttcaggtcacccttcttaaagatggggaccaccaccccggtctgccactccacaagaactgcccccgatgaccacgcaatgttgcagagacgtgtcaaccacgacagccctacaacatccatagccttgagatacccaggacgaatctcatccgcccccggggctccgccgctgtgtagatgtttgactacctcagcaacgtctgcccccgagattgaacAGTCCATCCCcacgtctcccggctctggttcctcctcggaatgcgcgtaggtgggattgagtggtgaagagggagctgagccagaaagccaggccctcgatttaccggtcgatctacgtcccaatcctcacctatggtcatgagctttgggtagtgaccgaaagaatgagatcgcggatacaagcggccgaaatgagtttcctcggtagggtggccgggctcagcctcagagatagggtgaggagctcggacattcaggagggactcggagtagaaccgctgctcaggaggttacatctccaatctggtccgggaacgccttggggtcctgctggaggagctggtggaggtggccagggagaggacggtatggagctccctagttgggatgctgccccctcgacccggacccggataagcggaggaagaagacgaagacgacgacaacgatcCATTTGTCATGAAATAAGCTGTTATTTCCATTACCACAGCAGAGTTTTTCCTTTCTTTAAATCAAGGGAACCAACGCTTTTATCCATGATGTGAGGCACACAGACATACTCTATGGCAGCTCATTTGATTTTTGCTTATGTGCAGTCTTCCTACACTGGGAACTACTTGGCTAGCAGGTTTGGTGTGAGTGTCTCACTTTTGTTTACTTTTTAATCACACACTGAGCTGTTTTCACTTACTATGAGCTGCTTTTTATTTTACATAAAGTTTAGATTCAACTAACCAGCCATTTTATGTTCAGATAAACTTTTAACTTAAGCATGACTAGTTCTATGATTAGTATAACAAACCTCCTCTTCCAGCTCTTTTATGCCCTCATCATCTTCAAAGTCTTCACTGTAGTGTGGAGACTCAGCGTGGTCTGAGAGGACAAAAATGTGGTGAAGGCACTGAGACGCACAGCTGAGTTCGTGCTCATCCCGTTGCTCCTACCTTGAAACTTTCCAACAGCCTCTGTGACCATGACTTTATCAGCTTCTTTGTTCTGCTCCATTTCTACATTTTCCGCTATCCTGGAAAAAGAATTTGCACTTTGGATTAAAGGTAAACTCGCGAGCTGCAGCTTCAAAACCAGTTTCACCAACTCTTCCTGAGGCTAAGGTCTCATTTTTATAGAAATATCCCAAAGAAATGGTCACCGCCGTGAAATCACAGTTATTCAACACTCATTCGAGTTTGGAACCACGTCACATTTCTGTGTGGTTCAAAATTAGCAAGTCAAGCTGGATTATTTATGATTTTCGTTCATCTGACCCAGTTTCCATTCTTGTAAATGAATCCATTCTAACATTACACATAGGGTTTCTCTGGCGTTTCCTGGTTGTTAAACCCACTGACTCTATACGGTACAGCTCAGTAAATtatcaaaataaaaatgttcataggcaaaaaagaataaaattcatgtTATATAGCCATTTGACATACTGTGAGAATGATTTAATTTCTATTcagtttgatatttatctcatgATTATGTCAGTAAAACAATCACATGCAGAAGTGAAGGCCTACACGGGGGTTTATGGGAGTTGGAGGAGGAAGTAAGGAAGTAAAACGATGTTTTGCGATCTGTTTAATTTGACTTGTACACAAcaaacactttcttgacaatccattTATTGTGTACAGAGATAAGTGTAAAAATAAAGTGTGTTAATACAAAAAAAAGGCTGGGCAGCTGTgtgagtggttctggtactttaggGTCACAGCGCTGCATCAAGAGGGCGATACacacacgagggacgagcaaaatatctaaCATGTTTGATAATCGTGTGACTGCATGATTTTTAACCGAGAGCTGGTTGTGATGTGTTTAATCACTTCTCATTACCCCCTGGATTCTACATAACATGAGGTAAAACTCCCGACATCAAAGATTCTTGCACGAGAGGAAAATTGACTCAacatcgcacagtgtacgcccgactTAAGGCGCATTTTTCAAGCAGGAAGCTTAAAATGCAATTTGCAAACAGAACAGATCATTCCGTTCATTTAACTAGGCGGCCCCGTCTGGCTACACCTCCTGTTCAGTTGCTCTGGGCCAAGAACGAGTGATTTGTGCGCGTAGAGAATTATGCGCGAGTGGGGAGGTTTGCATCAGAGAATAGTTTGAAGGATGAGTTATGATCCGATCATTAAGAATGGGACGTTCACAATGATTGGATGAGTTTCTAGGACTGTACatttaaaataattcattttttaACAAAACATTTATTAATTGGTTGCCATCCGAATGTCAAGAACATTTTATGAAATATGTTAAAATGTTTCACGTTTTTTTATATTAAGATGAGGGAGCAGCCGGTTAGCCTTTTCTGAAGCTAAAACAACATCTTCAATAAGACCTTGAATCAATGAAATGCTGAGCGAGTGTCTCAGACACACCTGAGGTCCGTGGCCATGATGGAACTGGTCGAGTCCAACTCCCTGTTCAGCTTGGAGTAATCTATAGTGGATGAAGTTCCTGATTCTAGCTGTGCAAAGAACCTGgccttctcctcctcttcctcttgagTTTCTAAGCCCACATTAGTCACGTCCACAGCAGGCATCAGCTCTGATTCTGAACTCACAGGAAGGAGTAAAGTGTCTgagggaaaaaaataataaattttaCCCATGAGAACTTGTGTTTCTCTGCTTCAAGGAGCTGAGATGAAATAAAATGTGACAGCTCAGCGTCCTACTGGAGGAAACACAGAAAATCAACACTTGTGATCATTTTTCTCTACACTGCTCTTCTTGTCAAACGATTTTTATGCTGTCCTGTTCAAAAAAAGTTAAACtaaattttaattaaataatcATCAGCAATCGGTAGATTCAATATTGTAACAGAAATAACTCGAGTGTTAATATAGACTACAAATATATACAACAATAATAACTAATAGAATTAAAAGATTCCTTCCAGACATAAATGATGAGGACCAATGTGGCTTTGTAGTAAGGAGGAAAACACAAGAAAGCATACGAAGAGCACCACATATAATACGAAAAAATTACCGGCAACTATAATAAGCTTTGATGCAGAAAAAGCATTTGATAGGGTAAATTGGGAATTCCTATatgcaactttaaaaaaaaaattggatTTAATTCACAAACAGTAAATTGTATTAAGGTCCTATACAAAGAACCAAGAGcacaaattaaaataaatggATCAATATCAGACGAGATAAAGGTAACAAGAGGAACGAGACAGGGCTGTTGCCTCAGCCCTACTCTGTTCGTGCTATATATCGAACCTTTAGCCCAGGCAATTAGACAGGAGGAAGAAATAAAAGGAATAGAAATTAACAACAATGAagtctttttgcagatgatgtattGATATACCTTAAAAACCTGAATAATAATCTTAAGAACCTATTAGAACTAATGAAAACCTATGGGGAACACTCAGGATACAAGATCAACATACAAAAAGCACAAGCACTGCTATATGATCAGACACTAAAAACAGAACTGAACAAACACAAGATTAAATAGGACAATAATCACATCAAATATTTAGGAGTCAACATAACTAAAGACCTGAAGAATCTATTTAAACAAAATTATGAGGAATTAAACTAAGCGATAAACAAAGACCTAAACAGATGGACATCCTACCCATTACAATTGTACGACAGAAtaaacattatcaaaataaatTTACCACCACAACTCCTGTATATGTTCCAATCCCTCCCAATACCAATACCAACAATACAATTCAACAAATGGAATAAACAAATAAGATTCATTTGGAAAAGCAAAAAACCAAGAATTAGAAAATCTACCCTACAAAGAACAAGGAGGGAGGGCTGTGCCAAACATAAATTGGTACTACCAGGCAGCGCAAATTGGACCACTCATAGAATGATGTGACCCACAAAACTTAAACCACTGGAAAACAATAGAGACAGAAGGAAAAGAAATACCAATCCAAATATTACTGGGGGAAATACCAAAAATGAATATTGGACAAAAAATATAGAAAAATTGGACCCAATAACAAAGTTTAGCTTGGAAACCTGGTGGAAGACAAGCAAGAAACTAAAAATAGACAGAGAAATAAGATTACTAAGATGGATAGGTTGGGACTCGGACTTTGAACCGGGGAAGATGGACAATAGATTCAAAAAATTGAACGAGACAGGAATGACAGCAATAGGAACAATTCAGAAAAAAGGGGTGGTAAACAGTTTCCAAGAACTTAAAGAAAATTTTGAAGTGGAAAATAAGGATATGATTAGATATCTACAACTAAGAGACTACTATACCaaccaaattcaaaataaaattcaagggaATAATCAAATAATAATGATGATTCAAACAAATACAAAACCAGCACCCAAAAGAAAGCCATCATTAATATATAAAACATTAATAACTATAGAAAACCAATCAACGCAATATATCAAAGAAATACTGGAAGGGGAATGGAATGAGATGTGGGAAACACAAAATAGGGCAACACAatcacaaaaatggagggaatttgCCTGGCAGAACCAAATAAGATACTTTTTCACACCTAAAATTACAAGTaaacaaatacagaaacaaaTGAGCTGTTGGGAGGAATTGTGGAAATATAAACCCCAACCATACCCATATATTCTGGGAATGcaagaaaataaaacctttttggaACCAAATATACAAGAACACCAAAATAACATTAGGATATTATATTCCACAGACATTTAAATTAATGTACCTAGGATCCATACGGGAAGAAATAGCAAAGGGAGATCAATACCTAACGAGGATACTTATTATAGCAGCCAAGAAGGCAATCACTAGGAAATGGCTCAGACCAGAGACCCCAACAATAGAAGAATGGAGGACAatatagagccctgcacgggcctaaaatctgagcccgtgtccggcccggcccgagggggtggagccccagcccgacccggcccgaaaaggttttcaggattctctggcccgac from Nothobranchius furzeri strain GRZ-AD chromosome 5, NfurGRZ-RIMD1, whole genome shotgun sequence encodes:
- the cep162 gene encoding centrosomal protein of 162 kDa isoform X1 yields the protein MAHRLTKEDLDAQFEQFLRESVSDESVDLGSSNKPLQAQSQKPNQKPKVSWWQDDDHSSGATTEALSGSRKSYRKSLRKSRPVLEVEGDPGSPGMRAEGLDATFITWGSSKTEDTLLLPVSSESELMPAVDVTNVGLETQEEEEEKARFFAQLESGTSSTIDYSKLNRELDSTSSIMATDLRIAENVEMEQNKEADKVMVTEAVGKFQDHAESPHYSEDFEDDEGIKELEEEKTKMSPSLEGSKRPYCIEVPVEVIGEEDRRKDTDGSPDRGQVYGQSGGSEMEALHEAYRQIQTTKDSEDHLHSSLKENKGIVRPESPLSSPQLVQNPLQLASTSESGLPTAEELMRPIQPADNQTRGFTLQPFRGAEPSNTEGTHIESDLKHPGKIGPTTGVKGIWELKNDLSKSPEPPNHDLTWSIREEVDRLMQDQNDSSQTHSSKAQKHLASHGSSGFHFSASSETTTMRGRAVDRRAAMNYKSSRMSKTAAVPTTLPSKTKPTKNPERDDRVSAESDVNVISNLFGLVQPSEAVLQQQKDSSHQLDAAEDVPASQASSLPRPHLGLQTEEGANRKRRHLELAGPVTEERLVQINKEIMEQEVLIKGYQQENEKLYSEMKSQQARRKVNEEAMLSENQRLLSQLAFTQEQLRRATRPLAIMCTMNHSQQISDLLVQISVLQKNETKLSEDNQRLMQEKQSLESDLQLMKGRDPGKAQVNPTSDKTLELQVLEEKHKQEVAALTEKLQRFSEQRELLDRDAGRLKAATAEILQLKEQVEKLKQEVVRRSGDQQKKSRGRSADTKKIQHLERQVKELKQILRSKNPNSLPAMIYAASMADSDEHGSSFRMASSGGINSLLEHRIQHLEAELEGHDEEAKRSLQAMEQRFHSLKLQYENQIHQLELQLAQRQQVEATPGSDLWVSKCRRLEDELQLLKDNHQEKENYLQEQIKSLQKQVKNMARPSPCRHQRQAEAAFGARIERLNQELATKTRRIQELRRTVEGMQREKRNVLFAPNPLPDFYSSDSKQLPGQIKAHFSAAEAETDDAGTFPPAQYDKTYQPTAFTGDHITEVLQENKALKQLVEQLQQEKEHKEEVLRVEAMQANQELCRLKELHAEQLSSLKVEHLRVLDSLRSTHALEHSSSKVAELTNTLNCQEIAMKHVQEQLSELQGCKEALRLSQGREEVLQKQLTRLLQELKEARGAQSSEVKLLCSLERKIMTMELRQQHREEELQQLIQGPWQTPAADLQSEVECWRRLAQDKSRELDVFRTELDSILDILRHLQKQEVFSYPHKL
- the cep162 gene encoding centrosomal protein of 162 kDa isoform X2, giving the protein MQPSSPGEAPRLRKTKMSPSLEGSKRPYCIEVPVEVIGEEDRRKDTDGSPDRGQVYGQSGGSEMEALHEAYRQIQTTKDSEDHLHSSLKENKGIVRPESPLSSPQLVQNPLQLASTSESGLPTAEELMRPIQPADNQTRGFTLQPFRGAEPSNTEGTHIESDLKHPGKIGPTTGVKGIWELKNDLSKSPEPPNHDLTWSIREEVDRLMQDQNDSSQTHSSKAQKHLASHGSSGFHFSASSETTTMRGRAVDRRAAMNYKSSRMSKTAAVPTTLPSKTKPTKNPERDDRVSAESDVNVISNLFGLVQPSEAVLQQQKDSSHQLDAAEDVPASQASSLPRPHLGLQTEEGANRKRRHLELAGPVTEERLVQINKEIMEQEVLIKGYQQENEKLYSEMKSQQARRKVNEEAMLSENQRLLSQLAFTQEQLRRATRPLAIMCTMNHSQQISDLLVQISVLQKNETKLSEDNQRLMQEKQSLESDLQLMKGRDPGKAQVNPTSDKTLELQVLEEKHKQEVAALTEKLQRFSEQRELLDRDAGRLKAATAEILQLKEQVEKLKQEVVRRSGDQQKKSRGRSADTKKIQHLERQVKELKQILRSKNPNSLPAMIYAASMADSDEHGSSFRMASSGGINSLLEHRIQHLEAELEGHDEEAKRSLQAMEQRFHSLKLQYENQIHQLELQLAQRQQVEATPGSDLWVSKCRRLEDELQLLKDNHQEKENYLQEQIKSLQKQVKNMARPSPCRHQRQAEAAFGARIERLNQELATKTRRIQELRRTVEGMQREKRNVLFAPNPLPDFYSSDSKQLPGQIKAHFSAAEAETDDAGTFPPAQYDKTYQPTAFTGDHITEVLQENKALKQLVEQLQQEKEHKEEVLRVEAMQANQELCRLKELHAEQLSSLKVEHLRVLDSLRSTHALEHSSSKVAELTNTLNCQEIAMKHVQEQLSELQGCKEALRLSQGREEVLQKQLTRLLQELKEARGAQSSEVKLLCSLERKIMTMELRQQHREEELQQLIQGPWQTPAADLQSEVECWRRLAQDKSRELDVFRTELDSILDILRHLQKQEVFSYPHKL